The following coding sequences lie in one Nycticebus coucang isolate mNycCou1 chromosome 20, mNycCou1.pri, whole genome shotgun sequence genomic window:
- the LOC128573021 gene encoding olfactory receptor 14K1, translating into MMNQTLIMGFLLMRFAENWMLSRMHAVLFSLIYIVAMSENLIIIILIIFDQHLHTPMYFFLKHLSFLDMCLISATVPKSILNSISITDSISFLGCVFQLFVVVLLAGSEIGILTAMSYDRYVAICCPLHYEAVMSRGSCVQLMAMSWFNGGVLGILYSVGTFSLNFCGSNNIHQFFCDVPALLKLTCSKEHATISVSVAIGVCYAFSCLICIVVSYVYIFFTVLKIPSGQGRSKAFSTCLPHLIVVSMFLVTGAVAYLKPDSDVSSILDLLISVFYSVVPSALNPIIYCLRNKDIKSAVGKVFVGC; encoded by the coding sequence ATGATGAATCAGACACTAATAATGGGATTCTTGCTAATGAGATTTGCTGAGAATTGGATGCTGTCCAGGATGCATGctgttctcttctctctcatcTACATAGTGGCCATGTCAGAGAATTTAATCATCATCATCCTCATAATTTTTGACCAACACCTCCATACCCCAATGTACTTTTTCCTCAAGCATTTGTCCTTCTTAGATATGTGTCTCATTTCTGCCACAGTCCCCAAATCCATTCTCAACTCCATCTCCATCACTGATTCCATCTCTTTCCTGGGGTGTGTGTTTCAGCTCTTTGTGGTGGTACTCTTGGCTGGGTCAGAGATTGGCATCCTTACTGCAATGTCCTATGACCGCTATGTTGCTATCTGTTGTCCTCTGCACTATGAAGCTGTCATGAGCAGAGGGTCCTGTGTCCAGTTGATGGCTATGTCCTGGTTCAACGGAGGGGTCTTGGGAATATTGTACTCAGTTGGTACATTCTCTCTGAATTTTTGTGGCTCCAATAATATACATCAGTTCTTCTGTGATGTTCCTGCCCTACTAAAGCTCACTTGTTCTAAAGAGCATGCCACCATTAGTGTCAGTGTGGCCATTGGGGTCTGTTATGCATTTTCTTGTCTAATATGCATTGTAGTCTCCTATGTCTATATTTTCTTCACTGTGTTAAAGATCCCATCTGGTCAGGGCCGATCCAAAGCCTTTTCCACCTGCCTGCCTCACCTCATTGTTGTGAGCATGTTTCTTGTTACAGGTGCCGTTGCTTATTTAAAGCCAGACTCTGATGTGAGCTCTATTCTAGACTTGCTCATATCTGTGTTCTATTCTGTTGTACCCTCAGCCTTGAATCCTATTATCTACTGTCTGAGGAATAAGGACATTAAATCAGCCGTAGGTAAAGTCTTTGTGGGATGTTAG